A window from Nocardioides mesophilus encodes these proteins:
- a CDS encoding dihydrofolate reductase family protein — MVRVHNFNVSSDGYGAGDGQSLERPFGHADPAALFSWTGATASWPTRTEPGGSRGLDDYLVRDFHRNIGAEIMGRNKFGPQRGPWADHGWKGWWGEEPPFHTPVFVMTHHERPSFSLSDTTFHFVNGSPAAVLELALEAADGKDVRLGGGANTIRQFLDADLIDTLHVAVAPVELGRGSRLWNSPDDLLDWYHRDIVPSPTAGVVHHLFWRR, encoded by the coding sequence ATGGTCCGAGTGCACAACTTCAACGTGTCCAGCGACGGCTATGGCGCCGGCGACGGGCAGAGCCTGGAGCGGCCGTTCGGCCACGCCGACCCGGCGGCGCTGTTCTCCTGGACTGGCGCGACGGCGAGCTGGCCCACGCGCACCGAGCCCGGCGGCAGCCGAGGACTCGACGACTACCTCGTCCGCGACTTCCACCGCAACATCGGCGCCGAGATCATGGGCCGCAACAAGTTCGGCCCTCAACGCGGCCCCTGGGCTGACCACGGGTGGAAGGGCTGGTGGGGCGAGGAGCCGCCGTTCCACACCCCGGTCTTCGTCATGACCCATCACGAGCGACCGTCCTTCTCGCTGTCCGACACCACTTTCCACTTTGTGAACGGCTCTCCTGCCGCGGTGCTGGAGCTCGCGCTCGAGGCCGCCGACGGCAAGGACGTCCGGCTGGGCGGTGGCGCCAACACCATTCGACAGTTCCTGGACGCCGACCTGATCGACACGTTGCACGTCGCGGTCGCCCCCGTCGAGCTCGGTCGTGGATCCCGGCTCTGGAACTCACCGGACGACCTCCTCGACTGGTACCACCGCGACATCGTGCCCAGCCCGACCGCCGGGGTCGTGCACCACCTGTTCTGGCGACGGTGA
- a CDS encoding class I SAM-dependent methyltransferase, producing MTSEPSDMFEAMYAGAEAGGDRPPWDHGGPRPQLVEWAKARNLAGGGREALVVGCGYGADAEFLVLLGFRTTGFDFAPTAIAGARRRYPASEVNYLVSDVMDLPREWQGNFDLVVESLTVQSMPPEQHSAAARNIAALVAPEGTLLVLATTREEHSAVTGPPWPLTRAEVEEFSNGDLVIDRLEQIENGAWWRAELSRPRDHYARRRGEATSARDVSASSPALGATR from the coding sequence GTGACGAGCGAGCCATCGGACATGTTCGAGGCGATGTACGCGGGCGCGGAGGCGGGTGGGGACAGGCCGCCCTGGGACCACGGCGGCCCTCGTCCACAGCTCGTGGAGTGGGCCAAGGCGCGGAACCTCGCGGGAGGTGGCCGCGAGGCGCTGGTGGTTGGGTGTGGGTACGGGGCGGACGCCGAGTTCCTTGTGTTGCTCGGATTTCGGACCACGGGGTTTGACTTCGCGCCGACGGCGATTGCCGGTGCGCGGCGGCGGTATCCGGCCAGCGAGGTGAATTACCTCGTTTCCGACGTCATGGACCTTCCTCGTGAGTGGCAAGGGAACTTCGACCTGGTTGTTGAGAGTCTCACCGTGCAGTCGATGCCGCCTGAGCAGCACTCAGCCGCCGCACGGAACATCGCAGCGTTGGTAGCACCGGAAGGCACGCTGCTGGTCTTGGCGACCACCAGGGAGGAACACTCCGCGGTGACGGGCCCACCCTGGCCGCTGACCCGTGCTGAGGTCGAGGAGTTTTCGAATGGGGACCTCGTCATTGACCGGCTCGAGCAGATCGAGAACGGCGCTTGGTGGCGAGCCGAACTATCACGTCCACGCGACCATTACGCACGACGCCGCGGCGAGGCCACGTCCGCGAGGGATGTCTCGGCATCTAGCCCCGCTTTGGGTGCGACGCGTTGA
- a CDS encoding ATP-binding cassette domain-containing protein, whose translation MTALTTETVTPDQQRPPQEGSDPSRRIDTSRMKSPVAMAALVASAVGAVGMTLGTVVAGKLAEDPTRSLVWLLAICVVGAAVVDTSGKIAWVGCSDRAEGRLREDLLQAALRQPLAALSEQAVGEILDRIDDDSHEVGNLVRWQIWMLARTLFATLPMWVVAGVTWWPSFILFPVLAGVTWFAIRSLLGEIARRKVVEEMAWTDHAAVLEEGIAGRDDLRTSLGQAHVLRRVAWLSADVHAKFKAVVDIESRLVRRAGVLLHALLAGVAVAGVALASGGSLSVAELVTLFLVTSTFVGQIAMVANHLPDLQAGLGAVIRLRQMLAVPPEPEGGSPLSEGPLDLELRGLRFSYAEGTFALQGIDLQVPAGQTVALVGRTGSGKSTLAALVSRAMEPPRGTVFLGGTDVRELDLQRLRRSVGVVTQRTEILAGTLAENITLFADTPRSTVEAAVAELGLDGWVAGLPDGLDTLLGPGGTTLSAGEEQLVAFARLLVRDVRVVVLDEATARMDPLTERRVVAAADRLLAARTGILIAHRLSTIERAPLVAVLERGRIVQQGARTQLALATGPFRDLLEASHTEHGHDHPAGDGIDAKGVVAAELSEADHTGVGGRRRSGPPPQIEDVGTGPSLARGIAHALAVRPAWGALGALLFLVVSLAGAQGAVTGLLWGRVVEDLQRGGSPTWLTGAVVVSLLTAPVLLANAFGRYPRWWIEVMLRARMAVLYGQTRQRRLVRTPPGEVVARSMDADRYARYADRWVDFVNGLIIAGVTALLAGTWLAGAVLLAVMVASALASTLGRPIAGRSAAAASTARAGFGRALVSALDSARTVKLAAAVPEVHAHLRRVDSGRVAAAVKEHRVQAFLDGVPMVMVQCGVVAAWAIYFSGGWSLAIALLVANAVGGFDWFGRVAGMVVTEAPGTRAWQKETSRFAGGADLMDLPSRVDLVSGDAPEPEPVQRVSLERLELSGFSAVHDDGTIGVSSVDLTVEAGELVLLVGQVGSGKSSLLAALAGLIEHSGALLWNGREVTDPQAFLRPAQVAYVAQVPRVLSGSFSDNVLLGHRRDFDDPVSDARLARDIDEAGGKDALVGHRGVRLSGGQVQRLALARALAADAELLLADDVSSALDAATEIELWAALRQRRTTVIGATAKRAALAQADRVVVLVGGEVAATGPWRELAAAWSHLAG comes from the coding sequence ATGACCGCGCTCACCACCGAAACCGTCACACCGGACCAGCAGCGCCCGCCGCAGGAGGGGTCCGACCCGTCCCGCAGGATCGACACGTCACGGATGAAGAGCCCAGTGGCGATGGCCGCGCTGGTCGCATCCGCGGTGGGAGCCGTCGGGATGACGCTCGGCACCGTCGTGGCCGGGAAGCTCGCCGAGGACCCGACCCGGAGCCTGGTCTGGTTGCTCGCGATCTGCGTCGTCGGTGCCGCCGTGGTCGACACGTCCGGGAAGATCGCCTGGGTCGGCTGCTCGGACCGCGCGGAGGGCCGGCTGCGCGAGGACCTCCTCCAGGCGGCGCTGCGTCAGCCGCTGGCCGCGCTGAGCGAGCAGGCAGTGGGCGAGATCCTCGATCGGATCGACGACGACTCCCACGAGGTGGGCAACCTGGTTCGGTGGCAGATCTGGATGCTGGCCCGCACCCTGTTCGCCACCCTGCCGATGTGGGTGGTCGCCGGGGTTACCTGGTGGCCTTCCTTCATCCTCTTTCCGGTGCTCGCCGGCGTCACGTGGTTCGCCATCCGGTCGCTGCTCGGTGAGATCGCGCGCCGCAAGGTGGTCGAGGAGATGGCGTGGACCGACCACGCGGCCGTGCTCGAGGAGGGGATCGCCGGGCGCGATGACCTGCGCACCAGTCTGGGCCAGGCGCACGTGCTGCGGCGCGTCGCGTGGCTCTCCGCCGACGTGCACGCCAAGTTCAAGGCCGTCGTCGACATCGAGAGCCGCCTGGTCCGACGGGCCGGCGTCCTGCTCCACGCGCTGCTTGCGGGCGTTGCGGTCGCCGGGGTGGCGCTCGCGTCCGGAGGCAGCCTCTCGGTCGCCGAGCTGGTGACGCTGTTCCTGGTCACCTCGACGTTCGTCGGCCAGATCGCGATGGTTGCCAACCACCTGCCGGACCTGCAGGCCGGCCTCGGAGCCGTCATCCGACTGCGGCAGATGCTCGCCGTCCCGCCCGAGCCGGAGGGAGGGAGCCCGCTGTCCGAGGGACCGCTGGACCTGGAGCTGCGCGGTCTTCGGTTCTCCTACGCGGAGGGGACGTTCGCGTTGCAGGGGATCGACCTGCAGGTCCCCGCGGGCCAGACCGTCGCCCTGGTCGGCCGCACGGGCTCGGGCAAGTCGACGCTGGCTGCGCTCGTCTCGCGCGCGATGGAGCCGCCACGAGGGACGGTGTTCCTCGGCGGCACCGACGTCCGGGAGCTGGACCTCCAGCGCCTCCGGCGTTCGGTCGGGGTGGTCACGCAGCGCACGGAGATCCTCGCGGGCACCCTCGCGGAGAACATCACCCTCTTCGCCGATACCCCGCGCAGCACGGTCGAGGCGGCGGTGGCGGAGCTGGGCCTGGACGGCTGGGTCGCCGGGCTGCCCGACGGCCTCGACACCCTGCTGGGCCCCGGCGGCACGACGCTCTCGGCCGGCGAGGAACAGCTCGTCGCCTTCGCCCGCCTTCTGGTCCGTGACGTGCGCGTGGTCGTGCTCGACGAGGCCACCGCGCGCATGGACCCGCTCACGGAGCGCCGCGTGGTGGCGGCCGCCGACCGGTTGCTCGCGGCCCGGACCGGCATCCTCATCGCCCACCGGCTCTCCACTATCGAGCGGGCACCGCTGGTCGCCGTACTCGAGCGCGGGCGCATCGTCCAGCAGGGCGCCCGCACGCAGCTCGCCCTCGCGACCGGACCGTTCCGCGACCTGCTGGAGGCCAGCCACACCGAGCACGGTCACGACCATCCCGCCGGGGACGGCATTGACGCCAAGGGCGTCGTCGCGGCCGAGCTCTCCGAGGCGGACCACACCGGTGTCGGCGGCCGCCGTCGCTCCGGCCCGCCGCCGCAGATCGAGGACGTCGGCACGGGTCCCTCCCTGGCGCGCGGCATCGCGCACGCGTTGGCGGTGCGTCCGGCCTGGGGTGCGTTGGGAGCTCTCCTGTTCCTGGTCGTCTCCCTCGCCGGCGCGCAAGGGGCCGTCACCGGGCTGCTCTGGGGACGCGTCGTCGAGGACCTTCAGCGTGGCGGCAGCCCCACGTGGCTGACCGGCGCGGTCGTGGTGAGCCTGCTCACTGCGCCCGTGCTGCTGGCCAACGCCTTCGGGCGCTACCCCCGTTGGTGGATCGAGGTGATGCTCCGGGCCCGGATGGCGGTGCTCTACGGCCAGACCCGGCAGCGCCGTCTGGTGCGGACTCCGCCCGGCGAGGTCGTCGCACGCTCGATGGACGCCGACCGCTACGCGCGGTACGCCGACCGTTGGGTCGACTTCGTCAACGGCCTGATCATCGCCGGCGTCACCGCGCTGCTCGCCGGCACCTGGCTGGCCGGTGCGGTGCTGCTCGCCGTGATGGTCGCCTCGGCACTGGCCTCGACGCTAGGCCGGCCCATCGCGGGCCGCTCGGCGGCAGCCGCGTCCACGGCGCGGGCGGGGTTCGGCCGCGCCCTCGTCTCGGCGCTGGACTCCGCGCGCACCGTGAAGCTGGCGGCCGCCGTCCCCGAGGTCCATGCTCACCTGCGCCGCGTGGACTCCGGACGCGTCGCTGCGGCGGTGAAGGAGCACCGGGTCCAGGCCTTCCTCGACGGCGTGCCCATGGTCATGGTGCAGTGCGGCGTCGTGGCGGCCTGGGCGATCTACTTCTCGGGCGGCTGGAGCCTCGCGATCGCCCTGCTGGTGGCCAACGCGGTCGGCGGCTTCGACTGGTTCGGCCGGGTCGCCGGGATGGTCGTCACAGAGGCGCCGGGGACGCGCGCCTGGCAGAAGGAGACCAGCCGGTTCGCGGGCGGCGCCGACCTGATGGACCTTCCGTCGCGGGTGGACCTCGTCAGCGGGGACGCCCCGGAACCCGAGCCGGTCCAGCGCGTGTCGCTGGAGCGCCTCGAGCTCTCCGGGTTCTCGGCGGTCCACGACGACGGCACGATCGGCGTCAGCAGCGTCGACCTCACCGTGGAGGCCGGCGAGCTGGTGCTGCTGGTCGGGCAAGTCGGCTCCGGCAAGTCCAGCCTGCTCGCCGCGCTCGCCGGCCTGATCGAGCACTCCGGTGCGCTGCTCTGGAACGGTCGGGAGGTCACCGATCCCCAAGCGTTCCTCCGGCCCGCGCAGGTCGCCTACGTCGCCCAGGTGCCGCGGGTGCTGTCCGGCAGCTTCTCCGACAACGTCCTCCTCGGCCACCGGCGGGACTTCGACGACCCGGTCTCCGACGCCCGGTTGGCACGCGACATCGACGAAGCCGGCGGGAAGGACGCCCTCGTCGGGCACCGTGGCGTCCGGCTCTCCGGCGGACAGGTCCAGCGGCTTGCACTCGCACGGGCGCTGGCTGCCGACGCCGAGCTGCTCCTGGCCGACGACGTCTCCAGCGCCCTCGACGCCGCTACCGAGATCGAGCTGTGGGCCGCCCTCCGGCAACGGCGGACCACCGTGATCGGTGCTACCGCGAAACGGGCCGCGCTCGCTCAGGCCGACCGGGTCGTGGTCCTCGTTGGCGGCGAGGTGGCCGCGACCGGCCCCTGGCGCGAGCTGGCAGCTGCGTGGAGTCACCTCGCGGGCTAG
- a CDS encoding DUF480 domain-containing protein, with the protein MRELPALDATDQRILGSLLEKQTTVPATYPLSANALVSACNQTSSRDPVTDLDQQIVERTAKSLKERGLLRIVWSDTGRRTLKYHQILDEHLALEPDERALLTVLLLRGAQAPGELRTRTERLHGFADRGEVEECLRRMASRPQPLVRELERRSGQHDPRWIHLLGAAPEKTSGVTGPAGSADTSRIRVTQIIADLHVPDLPASRSFYTDYLGLAEEEFNLGWVARHTSPVSRATLQVMTSDATAPVDPVVTVMVDDVEAAYRQAQERGYEIVHPLTTEAWGVTRFFVRAPDGNVLNVVQQHAG; encoded by the coding sequence GTGAGAGAACTCCCCGCCCTCGATGCGACTGACCAGCGCATCCTTGGCAGCCTCCTGGAGAAGCAGACGACCGTGCCCGCCACCTATCCCCTCTCCGCGAACGCACTGGTGTCGGCGTGCAACCAGACGAGCAGCCGCGACCCCGTCACCGACCTCGACCAGCAGATCGTCGAGCGGACCGCGAAGTCGCTCAAGGAGCGCGGGCTGCTGCGGATCGTGTGGTCCGACACCGGGCGCCGGACACTGAAGTACCACCAGATCCTCGACGAGCACCTCGCCCTCGAGCCCGATGAGCGGGCGCTGCTCACGGTGCTGCTGCTCCGCGGCGCGCAGGCGCCGGGTGAGCTGCGCACCCGCACTGAGCGGTTGCACGGGTTCGCCGACCGGGGCGAGGTCGAGGAGTGCCTGCGCCGGATGGCGAGCCGCCCGCAACCGCTGGTGCGCGAACTCGAGCGCCGGTCGGGCCAGCATGATCCGCGCTGGATCCACCTCCTGGGAGCCGCGCCAGAGAAGACCTCAGGCGTGACCGGCCCAGCTGGGAGTGCCGACACGTCGCGCATCCGCGTCACGCAGATCATCGCCGACCTCCACGTACCCGACCTCCCCGCCTCCAGGAGCTTCTACACCGACTACCTCGGGTTAGCCGAAGAGGAGTTCAACCTGGGCTGGGTGGCCCGCCACACGTCGCCGGTATCCAGGGCGACGCTCCAGGTGATGACCAGCGATGCCACCGCGCCCGTGGACCCCGTGGTCACGGTCATGGTCGACGACGTCGAAGCCGCCTACCGCCAGGCACAGGAGCGTGGGTACGAGATCGTGCATCCCCTGACAACCGAGGCATGGGGCGTGACTCGCTTCTTCGTCCGCGCTCCCGATGGCAACGTGCTCAACGTCGTTCAGCAGCACGCAGGCTGA